TATTTCCAATCTTAAAATCTGCTATACCGCTTTGCTTATCCCCTAAAAACTCTCCAGCACCTCTAAGCTCTAAATCTTTTTCAGCTATTTTAAATCCGTCAGTAGTTTCGCATATAACATTAATTCTTTCTTTTATTATATCATTAAGCTCACTATGAAGTATTAAGTAACAATAGCCAAGCTTATCGCCACGCCCAACTCTTCCTCTAAGCTGATGAAGCTGCGATAATCCAAAACGCTCTGCACCTTCTATTAATATTGTCGTGGCGTTGGGGTTGTCTATACCCACTTCGATTACCGTTGTTGAAAATAGCACCTTTATCTCACCGTTTGAAAACCTATTCATAATATATTCTTTCTCTTCATCTTTCATCTTGCCATGTATTATTTCTATATTAATATTTTCAAAATAGGTTTGCTTAGCCCTCTCAAACTCGCTCGATAAAGTAATTATGCTGCTGTCATCATTCTCTATAAAAGGAAAAACCACATACCCCTGCTCGCCTTTTGCTATTCTGCTTTTTAAAAACTTATAACAATGATCCCTCTCATATAACTCTTTATATTTGGTAAGTACTCCCTTTCTTCCTTTTGGCATACTCTTAATAATAGATAAATYCAACTCACCAAACAAGGTTAAAGCCAAAGACTGAGGTATTGGTGTTGCAGTCATTAATAGATAATCAACATTATTTCCTTTTGACAATAATTTATTTCTCTGATTAACTCCAAATCTCTGCTGTTCATCTACTATAGCATAAGAAAGATTTTTAAATATAACCTCATCATATAATATAGAGTGAGTTCCTACTAATATATGAGTTTTACCTTCTCTAAGTCTTTTTAATGTATATGCTCTTTCATTTTGACTGATAGAAGAAGTAAGTATATCAATTTTAATAACATCTTCTAAGTTAGCATTTTTTATTATTTTTTTAAAAGTATAATAATGCTGCAGTGCTAATATCTCTGTGGGGGCTAAGAAAGCTGTTTGAAAATTAGATTCTGTTGGTATTAATGCTGTTAGAAATGCAACAATAGTTTTTCCTGCCCCAACATCTCCCTGAAGAAGCCTAAATAATTGCCTATTAGAAAACATATCTTTTTTTATCTCTTCTATAGCGTTATTTTGGTCGTCTGTGAGGCTAAATCCTAAACTTAGTTTTACTCTCTCTAACAAATTACTGCTATTATACCTTTTTTCTTTTATAAGTATATTTGGTCTTCTCTCGCTTAAATGTATATACTGAAAAGTTAAAAACTCTTCAAACACTAAACTCTCTCTCGCCTCATCTAATGCCTCAAAAGATGTAGGAAAATGCATCTCCATTATAGAGCTTACAAAACTTTTTAATCTGTACTTTTTTTTGATAACCTTTGGTATATCATATTGCATATTCTTTTCAAATTTTTCTAATTCGCTAACAATTAAAGTTCTTAATTTTTTTTGAGAAAGCCCTTCTGTAAGCGGATATATAGGCACTATTTTTCCGTAAGATAAAGAATTGGAAGAAGGCTTTTCAAACTCCACAAACCTGCATTGCACCTTTCCTCTCATATTGCGAATAAACTTTCCTGTGAGAAATAATTTAGCTCCCTTAGTTGCACCAGCAGGAATGCGTCCTCCATATATAGGAACTTCGCATAATGTGATGCCGTCTGTTACTATAATTAAAGGCTTCTTTCTAAACTGAAAAGTAAAACTCCCCACATCTATAACTTCAACATACACCACGCAGTTTTTATCTGAACTTTTTAATGCTTCATTTATCTTTAATGTATTTCTTCTATCTTCATAAGTCCTTGGAAAAAATGTTATTAAATCATAAAGTGTGAATATATTTTTTTTAGCAAGTGTTTCTGCGTATTTTGGTCCTACGCCTTTTACATATTTTATATCTGTAGTAAAAATCTCTTTATTGTAGTCTTTCATATAACAACCATTTTATACTAATATATATTATTTCAGCATAAAATTCTATAATAAAATTTATATAAGAAAATTCATTGACTTTTTAGCAAAAAAATATATAATCGCTAGAATAAAAATAATATTAAATACTTCGCTTCATGAAAATATGAAGCCTTGTCCAAGGAGTTTACAAAAATGAGAGAATATGAAATTCTTTTCGTTACAGAGATAAATGACTCTGTACATCAAAAAGCAAAAGAACATGTCAAATCAATTCTTCAAAACTACAACTGTGAAATATTTAATGAATCAGATTATGGCATTCACAGACTAAGCTACCCTATTCGTAAAGTAAATGAGGGTAAATTCTATTTCTATCATTTCAAATGTGATGGTAAAAGCTTACAAACAATTGAAAAAGAATTAAGATATGAGCTTAGTATATTAAGATTTATAATAGTTCGTTTAGATGAAATTATGCAAAAAAAAGAAACTAAAAAAGAAGAAGCTAATAGTCAAGAAGCATAATTAATCATTAATCTAAGAGGCTTAAATTATTATGTCAGATGTAAATAACGTAACTTTAATAGGCAGACTTACTGCTGATCCAATGCTTAAATATTTGCCAAGCGGTAGTGCTGTGGTAGAGTTTTCTATAGCAAATAATTATTATGTAAGCACTAAAAATGCTAATGAGGTTAACTATTTTGACGTAGTTGCTTTTGGTAAGACAGCAGAAACTATAAGCAAATATTTAACTAAAGGTAAACAAATAGCTATTAATGGATCTTTAAGACAGGATAGATGGCAAGATAAAGATACAAATACTACAAAATCAAGAATTAGAATCATAGTTAATAGTATGCAAATGCTAGGTGCTAATAGTCAATCAATGGATACTACTTACACTCCTTCTCCTTCTGTTGGAGTCGGCGGTATGTCTGATGGTATTGATATAGGTAGTTTTTCTGACGATGATGATGTACCATTTTAATTAAATATTTGAGGAGATAAAATAATGGAATTAGAAAACACAGAAAATATAGAAAATACTTCTACTAATGAAGAAGAAAATAAAGCTAAAGCTGATAAAAAACAACATTTTAATAAAGAAGCTAATGAAAAAGATGTAGCTAGCAGAAAAAAATTCTTTAAGAAAAAAATATGTTATTTCTGCAAAAACAATATTGATGTATTAGATTATAAAGATATAAAATTATTAAAGAAATACGTTAAAGAAAGCGGAAAAATTATACCTAAACGCTTAAACGGAACTTGCTCTAAACATCAAAGATTAGTTACTAAAGCTATAAAGAGAGCTAGAAATATTGCTCTTCTTCCTTATGAAACTAAATATTAATAATTAGTTTTATAAATTTGATAAACTAGTTGATAATAATAACAGTCATTATATTTTATATATGATGGCTGTTTTTTTATTATAAATAAAATTAGTAAATTAATAAATTAGGATACATAAATGAAAAATATTTTTATTATATCGTTTACTGCACTATTACTGTTATTATCTTGCAATAAAAACTCTAACAAAAACATAGAATTAATAAATTGGGAAACTAATTATAATAGAGCATTAGAAAAAGCTGCAAAAGAAAATAAAGCTATAATGATAGATTTTTATACTGATTGGTGCACAATTTGTAAGATAATGGAGACAAATGTTTATTTAGATAAAAATGTTGCCTCTAATATTAACTATAACTTTGTGCCTTTAAAAATTAATGCTGAATATAATGATGAAAATATAAAATTTCTCACAAATAAATATAATATTAGTGCCTTTCCTACTACAGTACTCATAAATACAAATGGTTTTATTATAAAAAAGATATTAGGCTATATTGATACAAATGATTTACTTGAAGAGATAACAAATATAGAAATAAAAAGAGAAAATATTAATAGAGAGTTTGCAAATAATAATCCTAGTATAGAGAAATTAAAAATATATATAGACTCAGAGTATTATAAAGAAGCAGCAGAGATGTATGATGTACTTATAAAAGAAAACAAAATAGAAAAAAAGAAGACATACCAACATATTTAGTAGATATAGGAACATTATTATTTTATAATGAACAGTTTGACGAAGGCATTAATTATTTCAATGAAGTATTAAACAATTATAGTAATTCTCAAAAAGTATATGAAGCCATATATTTTAGCGGCATTTATAAAATAATTAATGGAGATAGAGAAGAAGGAATAAACTACCTAAAGAGCTTTACCAACAGTATAACAAATAATGAGTTAAAAAATCAATATATAGAAGCTATTGAATATTATGGAGAAGAATAAAGAAGTAAGGTTATAGTATAAAATTTTATATTTTTAAAATTTTAATGTTTTCAGGGCTTTGCCCTTTCGAAGCGTGCCCGTAGGGTAGCATTCCAGTTCTTTTGCCGATAGGCACCTACTCGGTATTGGTATAAAAGAAGCAAAAGAACTGCATTTATTAGCTTAAAACACAAGTATTATTTCATACTTAATACATATTCCTAAGATATTAGCTATAGTATATGCGTTTTCGCGAAGCGTGCCCGAATGGCAAAAACTTTTTGACGAAGTCCGCACAGCGAGAGCACAAAAAAGTTGATAATACTTTTAGGCAAATATAAAAATTGATAAAGTATAGTTACTTAAATACAAATTTAATTATTTACTTTATTAAATTTGTATTATTATAATTTATAGTAGTGAATGAATGAAGTCTTCCATCATTTCCGCTATAAACATTCAAATTAAGAGGGTCTATTTCCCATACTCTATCAACTACAAAGTTATAGTAATAAGGGCCTTGTTCTGCTCTTAAAGTTATAGTCCATAAATTGTTAGAATAAGTCATAGGATATCTTAAGCTGTCAAAACCTAATTTATCTGATGTAAACATCACCTCTAATGCAGTATCATTGCTGTAGAAAAATGTTACTGTGCCGTCTGCATTATATATAGGATTTCGTTCATAAAAACCAATATCTTCAGCTAATACAAAATAACTAACCTCTTGATTGTTGTTGTCATATTCTACGTTTGGATTTATAGGGTCATTAATCCACACACCATTAACTCTATATCTATATGAATATTCTCCAGCCTTTAGAGGAGTTTGCCACAAATAATAAAATATACCATAAGAGTTTTTTATAAGAGGTATGCTATCTTCCCAATTATTAAAATCTCCAGAAACTTCCACAGAATCATAATTTTCTGCAAAAGTAAATAATATACCGTCATCTACAACTCTAGGAGGTGTCACTTCTTGTATATTATAATATTTTAGTATCTCAGCATTTTGCATTCTAGCTTGATACTGTTCAATAGTCTCTTGAGTTCTATCGCCGCAAGATACAGCAGATATAAAAACTATAAATATAAAAATATAAAAACAAATCTTTTTCATCATCAACCCGTAATATTTAATTTTGATGTAACAGCTTTATCATCTTTTTTTGTAAAGTTTTTATCATAACTTTTATTATTATTAGAAGTAGAATTATTTTGAGTAGTCTGATTATTCTCTTCTTTTGATGTATTACTTATAGTATTGTTAGAAGATGACATTTTTTGCTCAACACTCTCCCAAGCACCTTTTAACTCTTGAAGATATTTTATAACTTCTAATATAGGCGGCTTAGTTTTAGATATATTTGCTTCTGTTAATCTTTGATTCATATAAGTATATATAGAAGCAAGTCTTTCAGCTATTTCTTTAGCATCATAGTTTAGAGAAGAGAGAAGTTCATATATAATCTCTTGAGCTTTCATTATATTATTATGAGCCTCTTCTGTGCCATGTTTTTTGTCCATAGCATTACAAGCATTCTCAAGAAACTTAATAGCACCGTCATAGAGCATAATAATCAGTCTATTTTGAGATGCTGTACTTACATCGATTTTTTTATATTTTTCGTAACCTTTATTAGTAGACAATTAAATCCCCCCATAAATTAATATTTATTATAAAATTATTATCGGAAAATAGAAAAAAGCATAAAATATTTTTTACTATTTTTTATAAAAGATGCATACATATACTATATTATACCGAAACAAGCATAATTTGTCAAAAATGAGATTTAATTTTTATGATATTTTTACATAAGTTGTTTTTTATATTAAATTAATAAAACTATTAAAAATAATTTAATAGCTAAAAGATTGTAATTTATATATTGTTAAACCCATGTCCCCTGAAACTCTAAAAGAATATTTATCTGGATAATACCTAGTAGTAAATACCATCTCTCCGTTATTTATAAATATCTCTATAGCTGAAGTATCTATTAATATTCTTATATTTTCTAACTTTTCTAAATAGGCACTTCTTTTGCCTCTGCCGCCTCCGATTTGTTTTCCTGTATCGCCTACAAACTCTAATATAAATTTATTTTCTTTATATTTAATAGAAACACCTTCAGAAATTAATAGTTCAAAATTATTAGAACATTTTATACTGTCAATTAAAACTTCATAAGAGTTAACATCATAAATTAAATTATCAGATAATGAAGAATAAGAACATTTATTTTCAAATATTTTTTTCTCTCTCAATTTTTCTAAACTTCTATGAGGTTTTTGATATAGTTTGCCATTTTTGAAACTTAATTCTCTTGCAACAGTTAAGCAATGCTGCCAGCCATAATGAACTGTTAAGTTTTTATGAGTCTCTTCAGTGTCAGGAACACCCATCCATCCTATAATAACTCTATTTCCATTTTCATCTAAAAAAGTCTGCGGAGCATAAAAGTCAAACCCTCTATCTAATACAGTAAAGCTTGTTGCTTCAACATACTCTTTATTTTTGTAATCATCATTAATTAAAAAATATCCAGAGAGATAGATATTTTCGTAAACACTATCGATTTGATTTACACCCTGCGGACAAGTAATTAAAATATTTTGCCCATCTAAATTAAACAAATCAGGACACTCCCACATATAACCAAATCTCTCTTTAGTGCTAATAGTGCTTATATGTTTCCAATTTCTTTTATCTTTTGAAGAAAATACTAACACCTCTCCAATATCATTATCCCTATCAGCTCCATATTTTCTTGCCCCTTGAACCATATAATAAGAATCCCCCTCTCTCCACACTTTAGGGTCTCTTATATGATTGGTAATACCTTTAGGATAATCTTTCATCTCCATTAAGCATTCTTTTTCAGAGAAATTAATACCATCATTTGAAACAATAAGCATAGTATTAGCCTCTCTTCCGCTTTCAATATAATCATGCTTCCCTAAAAGTTTTACATTGCCTGTATAATATATATATATCTTATCATCTTCTATAAAAGCAGAGCCAGAATATACTCCATGACAATCATATTTTTGGTCTGGATATAATGAAACTCCAATATATTTATAATTGATTAAGTCTTTAGTTGTATAATGACCCCAAAACTTTAATCCGCCATTAGCACTAAAAGGGGAATATTGAAAAAATATATGATACTCCCCCTTAAAGTAGGATAAAGCATTAGGGTCATTAAGCCAACCTACAGGAGGCATTAAATGAAAATTTAATCTCCATTTTTTATTTTCTTTATTAATATATTCTATTTCTTTTTGTTTTATTGCCTCTTCAAATACTTTAGCAACCAAGTTCATTTAATTATCCTTAATATATTTACGCCTATTATATATTTTTACTCTTCATCTTCTTGCATATACTCATCAGGCACACCAAAGAACCAAGTAATAGTGAAAGATAAAATAACAGTAATTAAAGCAACAGCAATATAACCTATTAATTGTTTACTATCATAAATATAAAGCAATACCCCCGGTATACCAGTAACACCATTAGCAGTAGCCTGTAAGTTTAATAATCTAGCAATTAAACCTGTTATACCAGCAGCAATAGCACCGCAAACCATAGGCTTTATTCCATATCTTATATTGATACCAAATATAGCAGGCTCTGTTATACCAAGCCAAGCTGATAATGTAGCTCCATAACCCATAGCTTTTACAGTTTTTCTTCTAGTTTTTAATGTAACAGCCAAACAAGCAGCACCAGCAGCTAAATTAGCAACAGATAAAAGAGGATTGATTGGGTTTAGAGTGGTAGCAGCAAGAAAAGATATCTCTATTAAATTCATTATATGATGAACACCAGTAACAACTATAAATATTATTCCAAAACCTATTATAAATCCGCCAATTCCAAAAGGTAATGATAAAGAGAAATTAATAGCTACTAATATCCACTGTTCAACTATATGGAAAATTGGTCCAATTACAGCTAAAGATAATATAAGCATTATAAGCAAAGTTAAAAAAGGAGTAGCTAGTATATCTATTATATTAGGTATAATTTTTCTTAAATTTAATTCCACTTTAGAGCCTATAATACCAGCGATTAGAGCAGGAAGTATGCTTCCTTGATAACCCACTATAGGTATAAAATTAAAAAGCATAATAGGTTTCACACCGCTGTCAGGGTTAGCAACCAAATATGCATTAGGCAAAGCAGGAGAAACAAGCATTAATCCAAGTAATATACCCAATATAGGAGAGCCGCCAAATACTCTGAATGTTGACCAACATACCAAAGCAGGCAAAAATGCAAATGTTGTTTCTGTAAGAACACTCATAAATGTCATAACAGAAACGGGTATGTCTGCAACTTGTAAATTAAACATTCCTAAAAAACTGTCATTAATTAAAGCACCTTTAAGACCCAAAAATAAACCTGTTGCAATCATAGCAGGCATTATAGGTACAAACACATCAGCAAATATACGAATAAACTTTCTAAAGCTGTTTTTTTCTGTAGATTTCTTTGTTTCTTCTGTATTTTGTTTTGCTGCTCCCTCAACTCCTAAATTAACAACCTCAGCATAAACCTTATTTACAACACCAGTACCCAATATTATCTGATACTGCCCAGAATTAAAAAACACTCCCTTAACCCCATCTATCTTTTGTATATCTGAGTCTTTGATAGTCTCTCTGTTTTTTACTACTAATCTTAATCTAGTAGCACAGAAAGTAGCAGAGATAATATTATCTTTGTCTACTACTTTAATAATTTCTTCAGCGGTTTTTTTGTAATTGATAGCCATAATAAAATCCTATTAATATTTGTGTAATCGGTTACATATTATTGTATCATCTTTTACTATTCTGTCAACCACAATTATAGAAATTTTATAAAAAATAAATCAATATATTTGATTTTTAATATAAAAGATATATACTCTCATAAAAACAACATATAAGAAGAGTATCATTTAATGAAAACAGAAAATAAAAAAATAACAATGAAAGAAATAGCAGAACTTGCAGGAGTAACAAAGACTACAATATCAAGATATTATAACGGCGGATATGTAAAAAAAGAAACTAAAGAGAAAATAGCTAAAATAATAAAAAAATATAATTATGAACCTAATACTTTTGCAAGATTAAAAGCAAGAAGAAGCTACATGATAGGAATTATAGTACCAGCTTTAGATTCAATAATTACATCTAGGGTACTAACTGGCTTAGAAAAAACTTTTAGAGAAAAAAATTATATGCCAATAATTATGAACACAAATCATGAAAACGAATTAGAACTTAAATATATAGAAAAACTAAAAAGATTAAATGTTGATGGAATAGTATTAAGTGCCACATATATTACAGATGAACATAAGAAAATATTAAAAAAATTAGATATACCTGTTGTAATTTATGGGCAAGAATATGCTGATGGTATAAGCATAATTAATGATGATTATAATGCGGGTATTGAGATAGGAGAATATATTGCTAAGAGAAATCATAAAAATATAGGATTTATTAGTGTTGATAAAAAAGATGTTGCTATTGGAGTTAATAGAAAAAATGGCGTTATATGCGGTCTAAAAAAATATGGAATAAAAAATATAAATATTGAATTAGCAGATTTTTCTTATGATAGTGCCAAAATTGCAGCTAAAAATTTATTAAAAAACAAAAAATTGGATGCTATAATATGTTCTACAGATAGGCAAGCACATAGTGTTTATATGGTGGCAAAAGAAGTAGGGCTTAAAATTCCAGATGATATATCTGTAATATCTTTCGGAGGATATGAGATTGATGAAATAATAGAGCCTGAACTCTCTACAATAAAATTTGATTCATTAAATGCTGGTGTATCTGCCGCTAATACTCTAATAAATTTAATTAATAATATAGAAGTAGAAAAAGTATTTTATGTTGATTACAAGTTTATAGAAGGCAAAAGTGTGAAATAAGGCTTTATGTATACTCAAAATTTATAAAAAATTAGTTAGTTTTTTATGACTTAACTAAATGTCTATAGTATTTTTATAAAAACCAAAAAAGTTATTTTCAGCTAAAAATAATTGTATTATTTTTGATCTTTTTTTTTAATAATTTTTATAATAATAACACATACTAATATCGCTATTATAAAAGGCAAAGCAAAAATAAAAGAAATATTAGGCGAAGCAGAAGCCCCATCAAATTTAATGGCATAAAACATATAACCATAATTAAAAGCCACAACAGTAACCATCATATAAGAAAATATATATGCTATAATTCTAATAGTTTTTATAATTCTTTCTTTGTTATTCATTTATCAATCTCTTTTAATATCTTATTAATAAGAAAAAGTTTAAATATAAAAAATCCCAACAGAAAAATCTATTGGGATAAAAATATATAATATATACCCGGCAACGTTCTACTCTCCCGTAAAGCTACCCTTACAGTACCATCGACGATGAAAGGCTTAACTGCCGTGTTCGGAATGGGAACGGGTGTATCACTTTCTCTATGGTCACCGAAATAATATTAGCAAATTAAAGAACAACTTATTGATGATATTGCCAGATATATAGGAGCGTAGATTGTCTCATTCTTGTTATATGTTTTCTTTTTGTTTGTTAAGAAGAAAACGATAATATGGTCAAGCCATTGGTCTGATTAGTGCTGCTCAGCTGAACAGGTATTTCTTCCCTGCTTACACTTGCAGTCTATCAACGTCGTAGTCTCCAACGAAACTCATAGGGAAAATTAATCTTGAAGGAGGCTTCCCACTTAGATGCTTTCAGCGGTTATCCCGTCCGCACATAGCTACTCTGCGATGCTCTTGGCAGAACAACAGATACACCAGAGGTGCGTTCATTTCGGTCCTCTCGTACTAAAAATGACTCTTCTCAATTTTCCAACGCCCGCAACGGATAGGGACCAAACTGTCTCACGACGTTCTGAACCCAGCTCGCGTACCGCTTTAATTGGCGAACAGCCAAACCCTTGGGACCTGCTCCAGCCCCAGGATGCGATGAGCCGACATCGAGGTGCCAAACCTCCCCGTCGATATGAACTCTTGGGGGAGATAAGCCTGTTATCCCCGGAGTACCTTTTGTCCGTTTAGCGATGGCCCTTCCACTCGGGACCACCGGATCACTAAGACCTGCTTTCGCACCTGCTCGAGATGTCTCTCTCGCAGTTAAGCCACCTTATGCCTTTATACTCTACTACCGATTTCTATTCGGTTTGAGGTGACCTTTGCACGCCTCCGTTACTCTTTAGGAGGCGACCGCCCCAGTCAAACTACCCGCCTGACAATGTCCGACTGCCGGATAACGGCTAATCGTTAGAATCCCATTTTGCGAAGGATGGTATTTCAACGATGGCTCCATGAAAGCTGGCGCTCCCACTTCAAAGCCTCCCATCTATTCTACACATCACAAAACAAAACTCAATGTCAAGTTATAGTAAAGGTTCACGGGGTCTTTCCGTCCTGTTGCGGGTAATCAGCATCTTCACTGATAATTCAATTTCACCGAGTTCTTCCCCGAGACAGTGCCCGGATCGTTACACCATTCGTGCAGGTCGGAACTTACCCGACAAGGAATTTCGCTACCTTAGGACCGTCATAGTTACGGCCGCCGTTTACTGGGGCTTCAATTCGAAGCTTCGCTTGCGCTAACCTCTCCTTTTAACCTTCCAGCACTGGGCAGGTGTCAATCCCTATACATCCATTTACATGTTTGCAGAGATCTGTGTTTTTGTTAAACAGTCGGCCAGGCCTTTTCACTGCGACTCTCCTCCCAATATTGCTACTGAGATTCAAGCGTCTCTTTTTCCGAAGTTACAAGACTAATTTGCAGAGTTCCTTAGGGAAGATTATCTCGAGCGCCTTAGAATACTCATCTCACCCACCTGTGTCGGTTTACGGTACGATTATAATATGCCTAACCTTAGAAATTATTTCTAGACAGCCTAATTCACGCAACTTCCTGAACCCGAAAGCCCAGTCACTATCCACCTCAACCTTAAAGCAGCAAGCATTTTACTCACCACAAGTCTCGGCTATTCGACGAGGATAACCATCACCTCGCGTACGCAAACAATCTGTGTCATTCCATCGAAACATACTATAGTACAGGAATATTTACCTGTTTCCCATCGACTACGCTTTTCAGCCTCATCTTAGGGGTCGACTAACCCTAGGCAGATTAGCTTTACCTAGGAAACCTTGGGTTTGCGGCGAACGGGTTTCTCACCCGTTTTCTCGTTACTCATGCCTGCATCCTCACTTCTTATACCTCCAGCATACCTTACGATACACCTTCGACGGCTTAAAGAACGCTCTCCTACCAATCATAGATTAACTCTATAATTCCCTAGCTTCGGTACTATGTTTGAGCCCCGTTACATTTTCGGCGCAAAAACACTCGACCAGTGAGCTGTTACGCACTCTTTAAAGGAATGGCTGCTTCTAAGCCAACCTCCTGGCTGTTTAAGTATTCTCACATCCTTTCCCACTTAACATAGATTTTGGGACCTTAGCTGAGGATCTGGGCTGTTTCCCTTTTGACAATGACGCTTATCCGCCGCTGTCTAACTGCCATGCTCTTAACTTACGGTATTCGGAGTTTAGTTGGGTTTGGTACCCGGTTAAGGGCCCTAGTCCATTTAGTGCTCTACCCCCGCAAGTAAACACATAACGCTGCCCCTAAAGACATTTCGGAGAGAACCAGCTATCTCCAAGTTTGATTAGCCTTTCACTCCTACCCACAAGTCATCCAAAGCCTTTTCACGGCCACTGGTTCGCACCTCCACTCAATGTTACTCGAGTTTCGCACTGCTCATAGGTAGATCACTTGGCTTCGGGTCGTATAGCATGCAACTAATTTCGCCCTATTAAGGCTCGCTTTCACTACGACTACAAGGCTATTACCTCTTAATCTCGCTACATACTATAAGTCGCAGGCTCATTCTACAAAAGGCACGCCATCAGGC
The genomic region above belongs to Brachyspira sp. SAP_772 and contains:
- a CDS encoding PTS transporter subunit EIIC, yielding MAINYKKTAEEIIKVVDKDNIISATFCATRLRLVVKNRETIKDSDIQKIDGVKGVFFNSGQYQIILGTGVVNKVYAEVVNLGVEGAAKQNTEETKKSTEKNSFRKFIRIFADVFVPIMPAMIATGLFLGLKGALINDSFLGMFNLQVADIPVSVMTFMSVLTETTFAFLPALVCWSTFRVFGGSPILGILLGLMLVSPALPNAYLVANPDSGVKPIMLFNFIPIVGYQGSILPALIAGIIGSKVELNLRKIIPNIIDILATPFLTLLIMLILSLAVIGPIFHIVEQWILVAINFSLSLPFGIGGFIIGFGIIFIVVTGVHHIMNLIEISFLAATTLNPINPLLSVANLAAGAACLAVTLKTRRKTVKAMGYGATLSAWLGITEPAIFGINIRYGIKPMVCGAIAAGITGLIARLLNLQATANGVTGIPGVLLYIYDSKQLIGYIAVALITVILSFTITWFFGVPDEYMQEDEE
- a CDS encoding LacI family DNA-binding transcriptional regulator, with product MKTENKKITMKEIAELAGVTKTTISRYYNGGYVKKETKEKIAKIIKKYNYEPNTFARLKARRSYMIGIIVPALDSIITSRVLTGLEKTFREKNYMPIIMNTNHENELELKYIEKLKRLNVDGIVLSATYITDEHKKILKKLDIPVVIYGQEYADGISIINDDYNAGIEIGEYIAKRNHKNIGFISVDKKDVAIGVNRKNGVICGLKKYGIKNINIELADFSYDSAKIAAKNLLKNKKLDAIICSTDRQAHSVYMVAKEVGLKIPDDISVISFGGYEIDEIIEPELSTIKFDSLNAGVSAANTLINLINNIEVEKVFYVDYKFIEGKSVK